The following is a genomic window from Phaseolus vulgaris cultivar G19833 chromosome 6, P. vulgaris v2.0, whole genome shotgun sequence.
TTTCTatcatttgaaatattttgtgaAAATCTTAATATAAACTTAACTTTATTTTCAGTGTTTACAAGCTATATAGATAAGATATAAGTAGAAATTGTGTGTTTAAGTAGTTGTGAAGGTTAGAATAAGTGCAACTTGATCTTGAAAGATTGTTTGTTTCTCTTCAATTTTCTCTCTGAGAACAATTCTTTTGGATTGAAGAAGAGATTTAGGGGAAGGTGAGGGACTGAATTTGTGAAGATTAGAAAGAATGTATAAgaatatgtataaaaaataataaaaataatatttattatatatatttgttattttatacaACTATATATgtattgttgatattataatgttattttattattttcattatttataattatacgttgttattaatattataattaaatattttttaaattgttaaataaatttatgtaatatttaattttgtatattgtatattataataaaatgcatGTGCAAAAATATTTGGGTAAAATGCAATTCTACATGAAATCatcacaaatatttttattaatatgaaaattgaaaaaacacTCTACCGTCTTTCGTATCAACTTCTTCACTctcaaaattattgaaataaacacAATAATCACTCCTTCCCTCCTCCCTCATTGTACCGGAAAACAAacaaacattaatattttttttctttgttgtcCTTTCCAAGTTAACTATAATATCTACTAGTATAACTCTAATTTCaacctttaattttttataaaaaagatttcTAACATGATGTCTATGAGCAATAAAGAAATACAAGATTAAGACTTGTGAAACACTTCACACACTTCACACATTGTTACCAAAATGGATATAAAAATAATCTTTACTTAATAATATTACATTTTGTGATCCTTCAtataaggaattgaaatgataTCTTTACTATTTAAAGGAAGATGTTAGGTACAAAACTTCAATCTCAccaaattattttctaatatagTGGAAACTAAAAATTATGATCAAAGTAGCAAAATAAAGTTTTTAGAACATCAATTTTTTAGTATTTGTCCTTAAATAATTAActcttaaaacttttaaaataagtgAGATAGATAGAGAAAACTCCACCATATTGGTATCACACTTATTTAATCTCAAACTCGTGTTTCATTtgataaaaatacataaatttggTGATAATAAGGTGATATGTAGTTCATGCCACAAAATTTGGAAGACTTTGAGGAatgacaattatttttttttagtagaaTTGAGTAAGATTAACATTGAGAGTTGTTAACATTTGACATTTATATATCTTTTCAAGTATACACCTATGCAACTAGTAAAAGAATAACAAAGAACACATCTTATTTGAATGAAATGTTATATCTAAAATTTTCGAATGTACATTTTCACTTTCTCTTTATAAGGTGTTAATTTTAAGACACTCTTAATAATAAAGAATTGACAACTCAATAAAATTTTTCTAAGATCcacaaattttttttcatttaaacaattatatattttcttaaaatcatTTCTCTTAAATAATAACACATAAAATTATTACTGCATGAActtgaacaaaaaaaaattataaaatactttGATAAGGTGACATTAAGTTATATCTCATTTATTTAAAAGTCTTTTACAAGTTTTGACATctcaattcaaataaataatttacaaaattaattagttttttttttttatcttttaaatccCATACTTCTCTTATGTTCTCATGATAAATCAAATcacttaaaaaatttaaaataacttttcttCCACTTAAAAAATCACCttattttttctcaatttcATTCATCTTCATTATTCTCTTACTTATTTACATTCTCTGTTCCTTTTCTTATAGAAGGTAACAAAAatgattcaaaattttaaaaggaGACCTAAgatatttaacaataattttttttcccttaAAACCTTTAAATTCATGTGCCAACCACAACCTATATTAGTAAGTCATAACCCATCCAACCGAACGGGCCAATTGTTAAGAAGTGATCCATTTGAATACTGCACTCAGTTTCTTTCAGCTTGGGCTTTTTGAGCCCGAAACTCGGCAGTGAGGAGTCTTCACGTCCTGCCATGCCGTCGGAGGGAAGACGCCAAACACAACACAAAGTCACAACAGAACATAATATAAGCTCCTTATGATGACGTGACCACCATCCCCAAAACCCAACACAACAGAACACAACACTCCTAACCTTACCATACCATACCCTACCCCACTCCCTCACTCCCCACCTTCAACtcctttctctttcttctttccACCCATCTCCCATTTCTTTTTTACTATCATACAATTATTGTTTTACCCCACTCCCTTCCCTttctcttttttcctttttcccttttttttccctttctctTCTTACTCCCTCCCTCTCTCTCCCTCCACAACTACCATGGGCAATGTGAATGGGAGAGACGATGTCAACGGTACTCCCTCTGAGaccgaaggagaagaagaagacgacgaaCCTGCTGCTGCTGCTACTACTCACGGTGTCGTCGATTGCATGTCCGCCAACCCTGGCTATCGTGCGCCTTCCGATATGATGGGTCATTCTCCTCCTGCTAGCCCTAGAGCCACCCAATCTCCCTTCATGTTCACCCCACAAGTAACTCCTTTCCTTTTCCCGCCCTTTACACTTCATCGCTAAATATGGGTTTTTTTGTTATCTTTTGTTTTCGTCCAGattgttaaaaaaaagtttttttttttttctttattctccCCCTAACCTCCCTTCTCATGGCTTAATCAGTTGCCAAAGTCTAATGTTTTGATTTAATGTTGGTACATGTTTATGGGTTCGGCGTGTAGAAGCCATGAGGTCAGAGTGCACCCGTTTTGGAGAGTGAATCATGTAACTTTTTTTAGCTTTTTGAGATTGTAAAAGACCTCCTGGTTTAGACTAGTTGTTTAATTGGCAAGTTCATGTGGTGGATTATTGAGTTTCGAAGCTGTTCAACTCCTTTCCCTTCTATTGCTCATTCACTACTTTGGAGTTGCATTCTTTCGCCCTGTGGTTTTGGTTGTTAGATCAATTAGCATGTGTGGGGAACCTAATTCAGTGTTGCTGTGACTGGGAAGCAATTTGGTTAATGTATTGGGATCGCATTAAAGGACTATATTCGCATCTTCTGAATTTTTTGTCCAGTTCAGGAATCAAGTACCCTACCCCTTACTCTCTCCTAGTAGGTTGATCGTGGACATGGGAGGCTATGTGATGTTTTCTTGTCAATCATATAAGATGTGTTATTTGGTCTCTGTAAAGTTTGGTTCTGAATTTTCGTTTGCTTTGAATATACTTGCTTGGCTGTTGTCTGTGTTTAGGTATGGCTTTGGAATTCTGTTTTTGGCTGTTGTTAACCCTCCTCTTTCTCTGTTTTTAGGTTCCTGTGGTTCCACTACAAAGACCTGATGAGATGCATACTCCAAGCCCTTCCTGGATGCAGACTACGTCAGGGTATGAGGATATGTACAGTGAATTAGGAATTCCAACGATGATTACTTGGAGTTATGATGGGAAAGAAGTGGCTGTGGAGGGATCATGGGATAATTGGAAAACAAGGTTTGGAATGTGTTTGATAAtgcttttctttgttttttgttGTCATTTTCTGTTGATATGTCTTTCTTTCGTCACCTTGTTTCGTTTTTATTGTTTCATTTACAAATTCTTGAAAGCTGGaaccaaagaaaaacaaggtgGCGACTTTGAATTGTTAGTGAAGACATATTAACTGAAGATGAAATCATAAAACAGAAGAAAAGAATACTTAATGCCCTTTTCATCTATCTTGGAAGTCTGTTATAGCTGTTGCTTAGAGGCTAATTTCGTGGTTGATCAGAATGTCCTTACAGAGATCAGGGAAGGATTTCACAATAATGAAAGTGTTGCCCTCTGGTGTATACCAATTTAGATTTGTTGTGGATGGCCAGTGGAGGTATGCACCTGACTTGCCTTGGGCTCAAGATGATGCGGGTAATGCTTACAACATTTTGGACTTGCAGGTACTCTTATGTTAATAGACTTGTGATCAAAATTGACATATGATGGTTATTTTGTGCAAACTTATCTAATTGATTAGGAACCCTGTTTGCGGGGAAATATTTCCCTTATCTTTCTCAAGTTATCAAATTCTGATTCTCAAGTTATCgaattcttatttttcttttgaacttTGAAATTCGTTTTTAGTGTAGCTCGCATTAGTTTTGTCCTTAGAATGTATTTCCCTGTCGTTCTTGGGTTAGATTATATTCTCTTCTTGCAAGAACTTTGTTTTCAATGTATATGATCCTGAACTCATTTCTATTTCACTTCGTGGCTACCTAAGTTTGCAAGTCTCATTTGTTTTTTAGATAACCATCCTTAATATCCATGGAATGAATTTTTATAGCAGTTTAGATATCAGTTTATCCATTTCTTTTagagtcattttattttcttttaactttaTACATGCAACTTTTTCTCATGTCACTCTAGTAAAACTTAGTTGGTGATGATAGAAGTTGCAATTCCTAACCAGGGGATGGGAGGATGATGATAAAATTGGTTTCATGAATATCTTATACTACTAAAAGTAATGTCTGCACTATGTTTTACTGACATCTATATTGTGAGACTAACAATTTTGTATATTACATAAAGGATTATGTTCCTGAGGACATCGGAAGCATTTCTAGTTTTGAACCTCCTAAATCCCCAGACTCTAGTTATAACAACCAACAACTTAGTTCCGAAGATTATGCAAAGGAGCCACCATTGGTTCCTCCATATTTGCAAATGACGCTTCTTAATATTCCGTCAACAAATATGGAAATCCAACCTCTTACAGCTAGACCTCAGCATGTAGTGCTCAATCATCTTTACATGCAGAAAGGGAAGGGTAGCCCTTCAGTGGTTGCACTTGGTACAACTCATCGGTTTCTAGCCAAATATGTGACTGTGGTGCTGTACAAGTCTTTGCAGAGGTAAACATAAATTACATGGACTGTGTAGTCTTTTAAATCCTTTTAGCTAATATAGCTTCGACCAGTACGGCTATAAGTGAGAAATTCTAAGCTCCATAAGCATCATTACATGAAAGTGAACATTGTGGTACATATAATGTCAATTGCTTGATGGCTATTCATCATGCAATTCAGTTTTCATTCTTACATCATTTGATGGCTATTCTGTAGGAACTTTTTTCTGGTACGTTTCTTTTTGGTACATATTATCTAGGAATTTTGATTAATCACTAAAATAAAaggggaaagaaaaaaaaggtattTTCATGGTATTTGTTGGGTTAATCTCGTTTACTGTTCATATTCACCTACCTCTTTCTGTCATTCACAAATGTGTATGTATGTCTGTGAATTAtgcatgtttaatttttatgataaagtttcatatttataataaattactgAAAGGCATATGGCAAGGCATACACCTGAAATATCTAGATCCCATTATTTTTCAGAAATCTTGATGTTATGGGTTTTAGAACAGGTTTTAGTTGTGCTTCAATTTCATGAATTATACAAAAATATGTTGCTTCTGGagttttcaaaaaaatcaaTGGAGTCCGTGGTGACTTAAATTGTAGTTTTCAGATTAAATCGTCTCCTACACAGAGATAAAGGCATGTTTGCTTAAGCTTTTTTCATCAAACATATCATTTTCTAAAGAATAATAATTGTTTCTATTACAACTTCTCAAAATAGTCAGAATCATAAAATAGTCagatattttcaaaatcatcagaagattaaaatataattagagaCATTGATTATGGGTAGAAGTTATTTGAAACTGTTATCATAAATCAAGTTCACTTTATAAAACGTGATTTGTTACTGGAAACAAATTTGAATCAACTTCTGttttctctttaattttttttttaaaaatattacttaatgtttaaaaaaaaaatttctgtAAATTGAATCACGTAGTGGGAGCATTGTCATTTTCCTGGAGCAGAAAATCTCCCGCGGTGCACTATTTGACTCTGCTATAGCCGCTGTTTGATCTAATGAGTTATGCAAGTTGAGTTGTATCCCCATTAAAACGATGGATTAATTTACACAATTATAAGACTcaccaaaaaaacaaaaatagaaaacctTGCAAGTCTATGTCATGGCATTTCTGTTTTTACTTTGCTTTTGCCAACTCAAAAAGCAGTTAACCCCACCTTTTACAAGAATAAAGTGCCCCTGATTCGCCTTTTTTAATTCCATGCATCTATTTTGATATCACCTTCGCTATCTTAAACGTCCCATTACTCCAGAGATTCGTAGATTGCATTGCATGCATCATATTCCTTTTGGAATTAGGTTCCCCGGCACTACTTTGCATCATCCTCTTTCTGCAAAACTCATGACATTGCAACTAACACATCCTTTTTGGTTTATATTCAAATCAATAACACTGTGCCTTGCTGTtactttatatagaaaacactAGATAAAAAGCATgtgtaataaataatatttgaaaacataaaaaatatttttataattattttattaagcaTGTAAGAAGATTAGTAAAAAATGTTGTTGGAGGACTTAGAATACGTTAACATCACGAGCTCTGCTACTCGCAAGGCGTCATAATTAGAAGTTATATTTTGTTCCATTAGTAGTTAACTGACTGCATTTCTCTTATGGGGCTTCTAACAGTGCTTAAAAAGGAAAGACCATATAATACTGTTCctacttttttttaatcttttggtCAATAATTGGACCCTACCCAACTCAGCAGCTGTCCGTATAAAGGACAACCCTCAACCTTATAGTTCCTTGAACAGTAGGGCAAGAAACTAAGCTTAGTcacttttatttgaaattaagcTTAGTCACTTTTGATAAAATCTTTTCTTTTAATCATACTGTTTTTATTGATAACACTCCTTATAGGATCTTGTTTAAAGAATCTGAGTTAAATTTCCTTGAATCGATATAATGTTATTAGTCTATGGGCTATCTGGGTTTTGTTTCAACcaataaatttgatattttgtaaaaaaaagagAAGCTTGTGAATTCTGTTCTTTGGAAGTAATACTTCAGTGAAGTTCTGCTTGAAGTGGCTTGGCATTTGGGTAGCAAGTTTTATCATAACATGAGTTGAAATTATTAATGAATATCATCATTATAGGTACACATAATTGCAGATGTAGGCCAAAATTCAGTACACACTGCATAAATTCTGGCCAACCTTTAGGAAGGAAATATGTAGAAAGCTCATAAACACAGAGGCATCTAGCTTCTTTGTATAGAAAATGCCAACTCTGAGGGATGCAGTTGAAATCATATACAAAGCCTCAAAATATTCATCACTACTATGCATCTTATTCCACGCTCCAACAACAGGCACAGCCCAAGAAGTTGCTTCCCTTGATGATCAGCTACTAAAACATCAAGTTAATTAGTACATAATAA
Proteins encoded in this region:
- the LOC137832141 gene encoding SNF1-related protein kinase regulatory subunit beta-2-like; translation: MGNVNGRDDVNGTPSETEGEEEDDEPAAAATTHGVVDCMSANPGYRAPSDMMGHSPPASPRATQSPFMFTPQVPVVPLQRPDEMHTPSPSWMQTTSGYEDMYSELGIPTMITWSYDGKEVAVEGSWDNWKTRMSLQRSGKDFTIMKVLPSGVYQFRFVVDGQWRYAPDLPWAQDDAGNAYNILDLQDYVPEDIGSISSFEPPKSPDSSYNNQQLSSEDYAKEPPLVPPYLQMTLLNIPSTNMEIQPLTARPQHVVLNHLYMQKGKGSPSVVALGTTHRFLAKYVTVVLYKSLQR